From the Candidatus Blochmannia vicinus genome, the window ACAGGGATTTCAATGCTCTCAGGTTGCTCAGTATTCATAGAGCTATCTCTCTTGGTTAAAGCTTTCCAGATTATAACATTTTAAATATCTAGTTATATTATTATTATTAACTAGATATTTAAAGGATATGGGGGTAAATCAATTATATTCAATATTGAGCATTATGAAAAGAAAAATAAATAATTATTTATTGGTGAATTGGCTTATCATTCAATATTTATTGAAATTTTAGTGATTTTAAAATTCTATTTTTTAATTGAATTTTTGATTTTCAATCATTTTTTATTTTTTTAAAAAATATTTAGTATTTTTAACATTAAATGGAATTATTAATTATTTTAAATTTTAAATATAATTATTTATTTTGTCGAAAATATAGTAGTATAACAGGTAATTATCATATATCTATTTTAGATTGATATCGAATTAATTACATGATTTAAAACTATATTAATTATATTTTTGATTTAATTTATTAATTATTTTAAATAAAAAATTTTTATTTAATTTTTAAAATAAATAAGTAAAATAGAAAGTCATTGTTTGTTTTAAATTGAATATTATTCATAAAAATCAATAATATTAATAGTATAGTTGCAAATTTAATTTAATTTCGATCTCTATATATTAGAGTGACATATTGATCTCATTTTGAAGTGGTTAATATTTATTTTGAAAAAATATTTTTGTTGTAAAATGATTTCAATTTATATTTCTAAATCAGAAACTAATAGTATTATTCAAAAATATTTATTCTTAATAATTTTAGATATAACTATTGCATATGTGTAAATATGTATATTATATGCACGTATCCTTATAAAGAATGAATAATTGTAGGAGATAAATGTCTTGAATGCGCTAAGTCATGTGTTACTAAATTTTTTGAGAATCTGTTTATATAAATAGGTTGTTCATATTTAAATTTTTATGATGCTGTAATGAATGGTGAGTAGCTAAATACTGATAGTACTGTGAGGCTTCACATAATATTATAATATATTTGATCATAATATTATGTAAAATTATATAAGGTATCAGAATAGTTCTCGTGTTTAACTTCAAAAAATTTTATTTATACATCTTATCTTAAATAAGATGTAGTGATTGTTTATTAAGTGCTGATGAGATGTTATTTTTATTTATTATTTAATTCTATGTACTGATTATTCGTCGATGATGAATAATCTATAATACTTAAATTATAATTAAGTATATGTGAAAAGCACAATTTATTTTTTGAATGCAGATACTATTGTGGAATATAGTATCTGTGCATTAATCTAGTTATGTGATTTTTATTTAATAATAAAAATCCCGTATGTTTTATTATTTATTTTAAGATCCTGCTATCTTCATGGAAGATATTAATACAGACCCACAATGAATATGGCCTCTTGTTTCAGTATCACATCCAATAGAAACAATATTACAGAACATTTTTTTTAAATTCCCAGCGATAGTAATTTCATTTACTGGATATTGAATATTTCCGTTTTCTACCCAAAATCCAGATACTCCACGTGAATAATTTCCGGTGATAATATTAATTCCTTGCCCCATTATACTAGTGACAATCAGTCCACGATGCATGTTTTTTATTAATTCTATAAAACTTAAATTTTGAGAACTAATATACCAATTATAAATACCATCAGCATGACCAGTAGTTTTTAGGCCTATTTTACGCGCAGAATAACTATTTAAAATCCAACTATTCAACATCCCATTTTTTACGATAGTACGATTTAGTGTTTGTACTCCTTCACTATCAAACGGAGCAGAGCCTAAGCCTTTTAGGATATGTGGACGTTCCTGAATCGATATCCAAGAAGGGAAAATTTTTTTCTTCAAATAATTTAATAAAAAAGTAGATTTTTGGTATACATTGTTTCCGCAAATAGCTTCTGCTAAATGATGGAATAGACTCGTGGCTATTTCAGCAGAAAACAATACTGGAGATTCTGTTGTTTTAATTTTTTTTGAATGTAAATGATCTAATGCTCGTTGAGCACATTCTTGTCCAACCCATTCTGGTGAACGTAAATTATTGAATGAACGGCTTAATGTATATGCGTAATTTTGTTCCATAATACCATTACTTGAAGCAACTACACTACAACATAAAGAATATTGGCTACTGGTGTAACTTTGTAACATACCATGACTATTTCCAAACACTTTAGTAGTAAAATAGCCGTTAAATTTACTTCCTTCGGTAGAAATAATACGTTTATCATGATTTAATGCTGTTTTTTCTGCTGTAGATGCTAAAGCTGCACCTAATTTAGTATTTAAACCAATGGGATGAAATAGGTCAAGATTCATAGAATTGAATGCTAATAATTCTTTATCGGCAATACCAGAATATGGATCTGGGGAGGTATAACATGCTATATTTGCTGCGGCTTCAATAGTACGAATTATTGCTTTTTCATTTAAATTACTTGAAAGAGCAGTTCCTTTTCTTTTTTGACGAAATATAGTTATATCTAAGATGTTATGACTATTAAATTCAACATTCTCCAGTTTTTCGTAACGAGTGCTAACAGTAATTCCTGTGGTTTTAATGATTGATACTTCTACTTCATTTGAATATGCATGTGCTAAATTTAAAGCTCGATCTACTATATTTTCTAGAAAGTTATGTTGTTGTGTCATATTATATACTATATCCATATTATTCTCCTATAGTAAGAATCCTTTATCAAAAAATAGATTTTTGAAATATATATTATATAACAAATATCAAGTACTGATATGATTTTATATCGCAGCACATATATATAAAGTAATTATATTTGATAACACATAATTATTATTTAATTACTACTAGTAATTAAATAATATATAAATTAACTAGTTGGTCCCTCCAACAGTAATTTTATTTAATTTTATTGTCGGTTGACCTACTCCAACTGGTATACTTTGTCCGTTTTTTATACATGTTCCTATTCCTTTATCTAAAGATAAATCATTTCCAACCATAGAAATATTTTTCATTATTTCTATTCCTGATCCTATTAAAGTGGCTCCTTTTATAGATTTTGTTATATGACCTTTTTCAATTAAAAAAGCTTCAGATGCAGAAAATACAAATTTTCCCGATGTAATATCTACTTGCCCCCCATCAAAATTTGAAGCATATACTCCGTAATCTACACTGTTAATAATTTCTTCAGGAGTTGATTGGCCTGCTAGCATATAAGTATTAGTCATGCGTGGCATAGGTAAAGTAGCGTAAGATTCACGCCTACCATTTCCTGTTGAATCGCATCCCATTAGTTTAGCATTTAATTTATCTTGCATATATCCTACTAGAATACCATTTTTAATTAAAATATTATATTGACCAGGAACCCCTTCATCATCAATAGTTAAGGATCCACGTAATTCTTTTAGTGTTGCATCATCTACTATTGTACATAATTCAGATGCTACTACGTTCCCAATTTTGTTAGTAAATACAGAACTACCTCGTCTATTGAAATCTCCTTCTAGTCCATGGCCTACTGCTTCATGTAATAAAATACCGGGCCAACCTGATCCTAAAACTACTGTCATCACTCCTGCTGGAGCTGCTATAGATTCAAGATTAATTAGTCCCATTCGGACAGCATCTCTTGCCCAGTGGTCGGCTTTCGTGTCTCCTTCTATAATGGAACTAAAAAAATCATATCCAAATCTTCCACCACCACCACTTATTCCTTGTTCTCGTTTTCCGTTCTGTTCTACTTGTACTAATATAGATAAGCGCACTAATGGTCGAATATCAGCGGCTAAAGTACCATCTGTAGCTGTTACTAAAATTTGTTCATAAACACCTGATAAATTGGCATTAACTTTTTGTACTCTAGAATCAGTAGTTCGCGCTATTTTATCTATTCTCATTAATAATTCAATTTTTTCTTCTTTAGATACGCTAGATAATGGATTTATATAGGAATATATGGGTGGGTAAGTATATTGATGAGTAGAACGAACATATTTGTGTTTAGGAGCAACAACAACGGTATTATTACAGTGACGTTTATTAGTAATGCTAGTAGCAGCTTTCATGCTACATATCAATGCATCTAAAGTTAATTGATCGGTGTAAGCAAACCCTGTTTGCTCACCTGTAATTACTCGTATGCCAGCACCTTGATCTATAGCATAAGATCCAGATCTTATAATACTATCTTCAAGAGTCCATGTTTCGTGAAAACACGATTGAAAATAAAGATCCGCATAATCTACTTGAAATTTTTCTGTCATATTTAATAAATATGATAGATCATCATGTTGTAATTTATTGGGTGCGAGTAATTGTTCGCTAACAATATCTAAATTCATATAACTCCTATTGATACTATCAGATTAATGTTCTATATAACCACAATTTATTAATATATTCAAACTTTATATTATTTCATTTTCTATTAATTTTTAGCATAACTTTTTTATTAAATATTAATTTTAAGTTTATAGTTTTTAATTTAGTTTATGCATTTAATTACGATGTTTGGAGATGTAAGTTTTATATTAATTCGAATACCTTATTTTTATTAAAACCTATAAATCTTATTCTCAGTATACTGTATTTTGGAAGATTAAATAACATTTTTAAAAATATTGTTATTTGTTATGATTAAATATATATATATGCGTATATTTAATAATTTTAATTAATGTTTTAAAGTAAAAATATCTATAATTTGATAAGTTAATTCAAAGTTTATATAGATTAATTTCAAGGATTGTTTATTTATAACAGAGATTCGGTATTTAGTTACTCTTAATAGTAGTTGAAATAGTATTTCAAGCAGTATTGTTGTATATTAATTTCGACGAATTTTTCGCATCAAAAAAATTAAAAATGGCCATGATCCTCCATCTAATAAACAATTCCAAAATATTTCTGGTGTAGTAATAAATACTTTAATCATTAAAAATTTTACTAAAAATATAATACTTTGATTAATAAATGAAAGAAATGTCACAATAAAAGATTGCTGCCAAATGGATACATACCTAAAGCAGTGAATATTTCGTGTTGCTAAATACGCGAGGATGCTTAGAGATAAAGAGTGTATCCCTAAAGTAGATCCCAGAACTATATCTGTTATTAACCCCAAAATAAATCCAGTGCCTATGCTTACTTGATTTGGAAGTACTGTGATCCAATGAATTAATAATATCATTATCCAAGACGGTTGCATCCACCATATTTGTAGTGAAAAGGGAATTATTTGTAACGTAATTGCAACCATAAAGGAACTATACACCATCCATAGTTTATAACCATAAAATTTATGCATTTTTATGCATTACTTTTATTTAAATATTCTTAGATTCAATGTTATTATTACTCCCAAATTAATATTGCATAACGTAAGCATTGTAATTTAACTGTTGGATGCGCTCGAATGACAGTAAAATCTTGCTCTGGTTTTACCATTATATTGGATACTGTTGCTACTGGATATCCTTCTGGGAAACGGCCATCTAATCCAGATGTTACTAATGTATCGCCGATGCATATGTCAATATTTCCTGGATATTCTGCACGTAAATCTGTGTTATATCCGCAACCCATTAAAATAAAACGGATATTGTTTCGTTTTATTTGTACAGGTAGAGCATGTTTAGGATTACAAATTAACATAACTCGGCTACTAAATGTATTAGTAGAAACTACTTGTCCTATTATTCCCGTATCAGTGATAACTGGTTGTCCTATATAGACATCGTTATTTGTTCCTTGACTTATAAGAACTTGATTGTCGTATGGATCTGTGTTAACAAAAAGAATTTTAGTAATTATTTTTCGTTTATTATAACATAGCGGAGAGTGAAGTAACTTACGTAATTTTCTATTTTCTTGTTTATATTGATCTATTAATAATAATTCACTGTTTTTTAAAAATAATTCCTGACGTAATGTATGATTTTCTAATATTAATTTATTAGACTCTTTTAATGTTTTTGAAACATAATCGAATATATAGCGTGGTTTATCGCATAAGAAATACAATAAATAAACAGAATTTTCTACGTAGTTTTTAAACTGAAGGAACATATTTAATTTTCCATCAGCAATAATTATAATAGTAGACATAATGATTGCTAAAAATAAACGTAACTCTAAATAGGGAAATTTATTACTTATAGCACTATACATAAGATTAATACCTTTGACTCCAATGATATGTATTGAACACATTACAAAGGAAATATAATTTCACTTATATGATTTTATCAACTGAAAATATATAGTTCATTCATAGTGATAGTTTTAAAATTATTCTTCACTAAATAAATCTCGACCGTGTACATCGATCATATCAAGGGCCTTACCGCCGCCTCGTGCAACACAGGTAAGTGGGTCTTCTGCTATTACTACAGGAATACTGGTTTCTTTTATTAATAGACGATCGATATTTTTTAATAATGCCCCTCCTCCAGTCAATACCATACCATATTCAGAAATATCAGATGCTAATTCCGGTGGACATTGTTCTAATGCCGCCATAACTGCGCTAACAATGCCAGTTAACGGTTCTTGTAACGCTTCTAAAATTTCATTGTTATTTAGTACAAAACTCCGTGGTATACCCTCTGCTAAATTTCGCCCACGTACTTTTATTTCACGTAGTTCATCGTCTAAATATGCAGAACCTATAGTATGTTTTATTCTTTCTGAGGTTACTTCTCCAATTAGGGAACCGTAATGGCGTCGTACATAACTAATAATTGCTTCATCAAATCGGTCTCCTCCAATCCTAACGGACGAGGAATATACTACTCCATTAAGTGAAATTACTGCTACTTCGGTAGTACCTCCTCCAATATCTACTACCATTGATCCAGTAGCTTCTGATACCGGCAACCCTGCCCCAATAGCTGCTGCCATAGGTTCTTCTATTAAAAAAACTTCACGTGCTCCTGCTCCTTGCGCAGATTCACGTATAGCTCTACGTTCAACTTGTGTAGCACCTACCGGGACACATACTAATACTCTAGGACTAGGCCTCATGAAGCTATTACTATGTACCTGTTTGATAAAATGTTGTAACATTTTTTCAGTAATAAAAAAATCAGCTATTACTCCGTCTTTCATAGGACGAATAGCTGCAATGTTTCCTGGGGTTCGTCCTAGCATTTGCTTAGCTGCATATCCAACAGCGGCTACACTTTTAGGCATGCCTCCACGATCTTGTCGAATGGCAACAACAGAGGGTTCGTTTAAAACAATACCTTGTCCTTTTAAATAAATAAGAGTATTAGCAGTGCCTAAATCAATAGATAAATCACTAGAAAATATACCACGGAATTTTTTAAACATAATAATTACAAATAATGTTATTATTTTTTTTTAAATTATCCATTTGTACAGATCCTCTTGAAGAATGGTGAAAACAAAATAGCCATACAATACCAATAAATATATTTTATGGTTTTTATGCTATAGGTATTACATATTATTCAATTTTTTATCTATTTGAATATTATGGTAAAATACCAATTATATTGAAATACTCCATATTATATATGGATATAAACAGACTACATAATAAATATAATTATATATGTATTGTAAATTATGCTGCATAATATTTACAATAGTGTATTAATATTATTTTAATATATATTAACTGTAATTAGGATAAAACAATGACTGTAAGTGTGTATTGAAAATATTATTGCTTAAGATTATAATGATAGGGCTTAAAAGAATAAGTTTTCTTCATGTCATATAATTATACGATAAATACTGTTATGATTTAATAAAAATTAAAAAATGATAATTAGATTATGTGTTTGCTAGTGTTATTGGTCTTTTATTTTTTGATACAGCAGATTAAAGATGATTTGGTTATATATAAATAATAATTGTTCTTATAGTAATATTTTATGAATACTAAAAATTTTTTTATATTATATGAATAGATGTTAATTGCAAGTTTCGTATAACATAATCAATTTTATTAATGATGATGGTATATATTATGTTTATATTTAATGAGAATATGTGAGTGTAATGATAAATAAATTTCGTATTTTGTTAATAAATGGACCCAATTTAAATTTATTAGGTACACGTGAACCACATATTTATGGTGATAAAACCTTATCTGATATTATCGTAAGTTTGTATAAAACATCTGATTCTTTAGGTATGCATATGGATCATTTTCAATCCAATGCAGAACATGAATTGATTAATTATGTACATAAAAGTTACAATAATGCAGATTTTATGATAATCAATCCTGCAGCTTTTACTCATACTAGTATAGCGTTACGAGATGCAATTTTGTCCGTAAACATTTCTTTTATAGAAATTCATCTTTCTAATATATATACAAGGGAAAAATTCAGATATCGTTCATATTTATCTGATATCGCTCTTGGGGTGATTTGTGGATTTGGAGTACATGGATACCATTTTGCTTTACATATGGCGTATAAATATTTATCTAAAAAAATTAATAAGTAATATATTAAACATAGGTTTTCTATGGATATTCGTAAAATTAAAAAATTAATCGCATTAATTGAATCATCTAATATTTCTAAGTTAGAAATTTATGAAGGAAATAAAATAGTACGTATTACTCGCTCTGAGTCTAACATATCATCTCCTTCAACATGTTTACCTATGACAAAGAATTCAGAAAAACCAATATGTACTTCAAATATAGAAACGAACTATAAAGATATTAAATTAGTAGACAGTGGACATGTTATACGTTCACCAATGGTAGGTATTTTTTATATTACTCCTAGTCCAGATTCTAATCCATTTATATCAATAGGACAGACAGTTGAAGTTGGAGATACTTTATGTATTGTTGAAGCCATGAAAGTTATGAATCAAATTCAATCAGATAAATCAGGTATAGTAAAAGCAATTTTACTTGATAATGGGCAACCAGTTGAATTTAATGAACCATTACTTATTATCAAATAATGAGAATAGAATGTTAGATAAAATTGTCATTGCAAATCGAGGAGAAATAGCACTACGCATCTTACGTGCGTGTAAAGAATTAGGAATAAAGACAGTGGCTGTCTACTCAACTATAGATCGTGATTTAAAACATGTGCTTTTAGCAGATGAAACTATTTGTATAGGTCCTCCACCTGCAATAAATAGTTATTTAAACATTCCAGCTATTATTTCAGCTGCAGAAATTACTGGATCATCAGGAATTCATCCTGGTTATGGATTTTTGTCAGAAGATGCTAATTTTGCAGAACAAGTAGAGCGTTCTGGTTTTGTTTTTATTGGACCATGTTCAGAAACTATTCGTTTAATGGGAAATAAAATATCTGCTATAGATATTATGAAAAAATCAGGGGTTATGACTGTTCCAAGTTGGAATTATGAACTTAATAAGAATATAAATGATAATTTTTCTAATTTTTCATATCAGAATTTACATATTAATTATCCAATTATTATAAAATCTGCTCATGGAGGAGGAGGCCGAGGCATGTGTGTAGTGAGAAAAGAATCAGATTTACAAGATGCTATACGTATGATGCGATTGGAATCAAAAAATATGTTTAATAATGATTCTATTTATATAGAGCAATATTTGGAAAATCCAAGACACATAGAGATACAGATTTTATCTGATGGTAAAGGAAATATAATTTATCTGACAGAACGAGATTGTTCTATACAAAGGAGACGCCAAAAAATAGTAGAGGAAACTCCCGCATTAGGTATTAGCTCTAAAATGCAGCAATATATAGGGGAAAGTTGCGTGCGGGTTTGTTACAGTATTGGGTATCGCGGAGTAGGCACATTTGAATTTTTATATGAAAATGGTGAATTCTTTTTCATAGAAATGAATACTCGCATTCAAGTTGAGCATCCGATTACAGAAATGGTTACCGGAATAGATCTCATTAAAGAGCAATTAAAAATTGCTTCTGGATATACATTAGATATTAAACAACATACTGTTAAATCTGTAGGACATGCTATAGAATGTCGTATAAATGCTGAAGATTCGTATAGTTTTATACCTAGTTCGGGACGTATTACTAGGTTTCATGCGCCTGGAGGATTAGGTGTACGTTGGGAATCTCATATTTATTCTGGATACTCAGTGCCATCTTATTATGATTCAATGATAGGAAAATTAATTTGTTTTGGAGAAACACGCGGTATAGCCGTTGCTCGAATGAAAAATGCATTATCTGAATTAATTATTGATGGTATTAATACTAATATTGAATTACAATTAAAAATTGTGACTGATGAATCATTTCAAAAAGGCAATAATATTAATGTTCATTATTTAGAAAATAAATTTAATATATAGATATAAGATAAATAAGACAAGTCTTATATAAAAGTGGTTGTTGGTTTTAATTCTAAATAAAAAGGGTGTGTGTTAAGTCTTTAAGTATAGGGAACAGTGTAATTAAATAAACCAAATAAAATGTAAAAAAAAGATTATAAACCGGGTTATATTGTTTTTATATTTTTATGTGTTGTTATCATATTTGGTAGGAATGCTAAGCTTTTTATAATCCAAGTTGCTATATTTTTGGATTTTTTTGTTGTTTCTTTTCCGCTACATACTAATACGTTAGTCCCAATACCTGCTGATTGTCCTGCTAACATATCATTTTCAGTATCTCCTACCATATAAGAATTATTCATATTGATATTGAAACGTTGTTTTGCATCTAATAACATGCCTGGGTTAGGTTTGCGGCATAAACAGATTTTTTTAAATTTTTTTACTATTCCTTTCGAATGGTGTGGGCAAAAATAAATAGCATCTATATATACATGATATAATCTCAGATAAAAAATCATCCATTTTGTTAGCAACAAAAAGTCATGTTTAGTAAATAAACCTCGTGCTATTCCGGATTGGTTAGTAACTATAATTAAAAAAAAATTCATTTTTTTTAAAATTATCATTGCATCTATAACATTTTCGATGAAAAAAAAATTATTAATGTTATGTACATAATGTTTGTCTACATTAATTGTACCATCTCGGTCCATAAATATAGCATTATTCATATTTTTATTTTATATATATTTTGTAGTTATAAATGTGTATTTAATAAATGTCGTTAAAAAATTTATATTATTCTAATTCTAACGTATAATTATATATTCTATTTTAGAATACTGGGCGACATGGTATACAAATATTTTATCATAAGTATATTGTTATATTTATTCTATAAAATAGTAAAATTTTGTAATCAAATGTCATAGTATATATAAATATACTAATTTTTTATTATTTGTTGTTATTAATAATGATAATAAAATCTTTCATATTAGGCAATGATAATGCGTACCAGTCAATATTTGTTAGCTACTCTTAAAGAAGCACCTAAAAGTTGTAAAGCAATTAGTCATCAATTAATGTTACGAGCAGGATTAATCCGTCAAGTATCGTCTGGTCTTTATACTTGGTTGCCAACCGGTCTACGTGTATTACGAAGAATAGAAAATATCATTCGAGAGGAAATGAATAAAATTGGTGCTATTGAAATATCTATGCCGATAGTTCAACCTGCAAAATTATGGAAAAAAAGCGGTCGTTGGATAGAGTATGGTACAGAATTATTACGTTTTAAAAATCGTAATAATCGAGAATTTGTATTAGGTCCAACTCATGAAGAAATGATTTCTGAAATTATCTGTAAAGAAATAATGTTTTATAAACAGTTTCCATTAAATGTATATCAAATTCATACTAAATATCGAGATGAAGCGCGCCCTAGAGCTGGAATAATACGTGCTAGAGAATTTATTATGAAAGATGGATATTCTTTTCATGTAAGTCAAGAATCTCTTCAAAATACATATAACAACATGTACCAAATATATCATACGATTTTTAATCGAATTGGATTAAATTTTTGTGTTGTTCAGGCTGAATCTGGTAAGATCGGAGGAATATTATCTCATGAGTTTCAGGCATATTCTGAAAATGGTGAAGATAACATAGCAGTACCTATAATACTCGACAATTCAGGTGATTTTAAACTAAAGAATAACGCTTCTCCTATTAAAATACAACCAAAAATAGCTGTAGAAACTATGCGATTAATAGAAGCTCCTCATGTTAGTTCCATAGAAGAATTAATCAATCAATTTAATTTGTCTATACATCAAGTTGTGAAAACGATAATTGTTCGTGTTAAAAATAAATATATAAATAATTCTTGTTCTTTATTAGGATTAGTAATTCGAGCTGATCATCAGATTAGTTATGAAAAAATTGCGATGATTCCGGAAATATCGGTTCCTTTATCTTATATTAATCCAAAAGATATTTATGTACTGACTGGGGCGCATCCCAATTTGTTGGGAGCTATTAATTTATCTATACCATATATTGTAGATTATAATGTAGCTGTAATGAGTGATTTTGTCGCTGGATCTGATGTGAGCGGTAAGTATTTTTTTGGGGTGAATTGGAATCGTGATATACCTCTTCCAAAAGTAGCAGATTTACATGCAGTGTTACACAATAATTTATATGTTAATGATAATAATATGTTATTGGTTCATAACTGTATTGAGATAGGACATATTTTTCAATTAGGACAAAAATACTCAAAATTAGGGCTTAGTTATATAAAAAAAAATAATAAACATAATTTAATAGTAGAAATGGGATGTTATGGGATAGGGATCACTCGGATTATTGCTGTGATTATCGAACAAAATCATGATAAAAACGGAATTTTATGGCCGGAATCCATAGCTCCATTCAGATTAGCTATTATACCAATTGATATGTATCGTTCTGTTAATGTAAGAAATATTACAGAAAAAATTTATAAGCAACTTTTATTTTCTATAGGGGTGGATATATTAGTTGATGATCGCAAAGAACATCCAGGGACAATGTTTGCTGATATAGATCTGATTGGAATACCACATATTATCATTATTAGTGATCGTTGTTTAGCTAATCAGGAAGTAGAATATAAATATCGTAAAAAAAATGAGATTAAAAAAATTAAACTTGAAACATTAATACAATATTTGGTCAAAAAAATTGTTTATTTATGAATGTCTTACTAAGTTTTAATAATAAAGAAGTATTTATATCAAAATAAAATTTTTAGTAATATTACAGGCATATATGTTGTATATGATAGTGGTGATTTAGGCG encodes:
- a CDS encoding proline--tRNA ligase; translated protein: MRTSQYLLATLKEAPKSCKAISHQLMLRAGLIRQVSSGLYTWLPTGLRVLRRIENIIREEMNKIGAIEISMPIVQPAKLWKKSGRWIEYGTELLRFKNRNNREFVLGPTHEEMISEIICKEIMFYKQFPLNVYQIHTKYRDEARPRAGIIRAREFIMKDGYSFHVSQESLQNTYNNMYQIYHTIFNRIGLNFCVVQAESGKIGGILSHEFQAYSENGEDNIAVPIILDNSGDFKLKNNASPIKIQPKIAVETMRLIEAPHVSSIEELINQFNLSIHQVVKTIIVRVKNKYINNSCSLLGLVIRADHQISYEKIAMIPEISVPLSYINPKDIYVLTGAHPNLLGAINLSIPYIVDYNVAVMSDFVAGSDVSGKYFFGVNWNRDIPLPKVADLHAVLHNNLYVNDNNMLLVHNCIEIGHIFQLGQKYSKLGLSYIKKNNKHNLIVEMGCYGIGITRIIAVIIEQNHDKNGILWPESIAPFRLAIIPIDMYRSVNVRNITEKIYKQLLFSIGVDILVDDRKEHPGTMFADIDLIGIPHIIIISDRCLANQEVEYKYRKKNEIKKIKLETLIQYLVKKIVYL
- the accC gene encoding acetyl-CoA carboxylase biotin carboxylase subunit, which encodes MLDKIVIANRGEIALRILRACKELGIKTVAVYSTIDRDLKHVLLADETICIGPPPAINSYLNIPAIISAAEITGSSGIHPGYGFLSEDANFAEQVERSGFVFIGPCSETIRLMGNKISAIDIMKKSGVMTVPSWNYELNKNINDNFSNFSYQNLHINYPIIIKSAHGGGGRGMCVVRKESDLQDAIRMMRLESKNMFNNDSIYIEQYLENPRHIEIQILSDGKGNIIYLTERDCSIQRRRQKIVEETPALGISSKMQQYIGESCVRVCYSIGYRGVGTFEFLYENGEFFFIEMNTRIQVEHPITEMVTGIDLIKEQLKIASGYTLDIKQHTVKSVGHAIECRINAEDSYSFIPSSGRITRFHAPGGLGVRWESHIYSGYSVPSYYDSMIGKLICFGETRGIAVARMKNALSELIIDGINTNIELQLKIVTDESFQKGNNINVHYLENKFNI
- the gmhB gene encoding D-glycero-beta-D-manno-heptose 1,7-bisphosphate 7-phosphatase, encoding MNNAIFMDRDGTINVDKHYVHNINNFFFIENVIDAMIILKKMNFFLIIVTNQSGIARGLFTKHDFLLLTKWMIFYLRLYHVYIDAIYFCPHHSKGIVKKFKKICLCRKPNPGMLLDAKQRFNINMNNSYMVGDTENDMLAGQSAGIGTNVLVCSGKETTKKSKNIATWIIKSLAFLPNMITTHKNIKTI